One Phaseolus vulgaris cultivar G19833 chromosome 4, P. vulgaris v2.0, whole genome shotgun sequence DNA window includes the following coding sequences:
- the LOC137837169 gene encoding pre-rRNA-processing protein ESF2: MNPWEEEKEDAEIDAAETTSNGENAKTKKTKKKKKVSSNDAKKRGVCYLSRIPPHMDHVKLRHLLSQFGDIQRIFLAPQGSATQVHSKRSRGSRDQAYSEGWVEFGNKRVAKRVADMLNGEQIGGRKRSSFYYDLWNIKYLSKFKWDDLTEELAFKKATREQKLAVELSAAKRERDFYLSRVDQSHALNAIEERLKKKQKIQPDSGVEKVIRHFHQTKPIAADAKKRKPELSDDVLDAVFGGS; encoded by the exons ATGAATCCTTGGGAGGAAGAGAAAGAAGACGCTGAGATTGACGCAGCAGAAACCACATCCAACGGTGAAAACGCGAAAACGAagaagacaaagaagaagaagaaagtgtcGTCCAATGACGCGAAGAAGCGCGGTGTGTGCTACTTGAGTCGAATCCCTCCTCACATGGACCACGTAAAGCTTCGCCACCTTCTCTCTCAGTTCGGTGATATCCAACGAATTTTTCTCGCTCCTCAag gtTCTGCTACCCAAGTGCATTCTAAGCGGTCCCGTGGATCCCGAGACCAGGCATATTCAGAAGg ATGGGTTGAATTCGGTAATAAAAGGGTGGCTAAGAGGGTTGCCGATATGTTAAATGGTGAACAAATAG GGGGGAGGAAGAGGTCATCATTCTACTATGACCTTTGGAATATTAAGTACTTAAGTAAGTTCAAGTGGGATGATCTGACTGAAGAACTAG CCTTTAAGAAAGCTACTCGGGAGCAAAAGCTGGCTGTAGAACTTTCTGCTGCCAAGAGAGAGAGGGATTTCTATCTGTCCAGAGTTGATCAGTCACATGCTTTGAATGCTATAGAAGAGCGGCTAAAGAAG AAGCAGAAGATTCAACCAGACTCAGGAGTAGAAAAAGTGATTCGCCATTTCCATCAAACAAAGCCGATCGCTGCTGATGCCAAAAAACGTAAACCTGAGCTCTCTGACGATGTATTGGATGCT GTATTTGGTGGCTCCTAA
- the LOC137837172 gene encoding pentatricopeptide repeat-containing protein At4g35850, mitochondrial: MKFLQSLIVQSRYAARVGSLNRVSGVRFCSISTDEYAKKNYANNVSEYNTVLGSLTAQRRTFLLRDVYYDMMLDGVKPSRDTFHSLVVGTMKGARMQDAFFFVDQMKAMGLPPDVTLYNFLISICGKCKNSNKAIQILEEMKCMEVKPNVQTYICLLNACAADGRIDRVYAIVRDMTAAGLGLNKFCYAGLIVAHKNKTPLVDDFAAKVIEFVEKSKMWSSVETNSANAENVMMGVTDEELYNLPTAEYIHRRGGFSNVAFTAYHTAFHAAADLKNVELTDTLLEMLNKEGKAPDIFIMMQVIRCYCHAGDIDRGLQAFDNHINEGRPSAAELFVTLAEGAMAGYTEKGMQIAQDILVRMNERNYFVNSKLGSELLLIAAGEKTGGYTTANYIWDMMRVRNSNPSFPALQAYYRGLKDREIPEDDPRLLLVSKTYDRMRSRFGNRPT; the protein is encoded by the exons ATGAAGTTCCTTCAATCTCTCATTG TTCAATCACGTTATGCAGCTCGTGTCGGGTCACTGAATCGGGTTTCTGGAGTCCGATTCTGCTCCATTTCCACGGATGAATACGCCAAGAAAAACTATGCAAACAACGTTTCCGAGTACAACACTGTTTTGGGCTCTCTCACTGCACAAAGAAG GACTTTCTTGCTGAGAGATGTGTACTATGATATGATGCTTGATGGGGTGAAACCTAGCCGTGACACTTTCCATTCCCTTGTTGTGGGAACTATGAAAGGAGCTAGGATGCAAGATGCTTTCTTCTTCGTGGACCAAATGAAAGCTATGGGTTTGCCCCCTGAT GTTACTTTATACAACTTTCTGATTTCGATTTGTGGGAAATGCAAGAACTCTAATAAGGCTATTCAG ATTTTGGAGGAAATGAAATGCATGGAAGTAAAGCCTAATGTACAAACCTACATCTGCTTGCTAAATGCTTGTGCTGCTGATGGACGCATAGACCGAGT GTATGCAATTGTTCGTGATATGACAGCTGCTGGTCTGGGATTAAATAAGTTCTGCTATGCTGGGCTTATAGTTGCACACAAGAATAAGACACCTCTTGTTGATGATTTTGCTGCAAAA GTTATTGAGTTTGTGGAGAAGTCAAAGATGTGGTCTTCAGTTGAAACCAACAGTGCAAATGCTGAGAATGTGATGATGGGTGTTACAGATGAAGAATTATACAATCTACCAACAGCAGAATATATTCATAGGCGTGGAGGGTTTTCGAATGTAGCATTTACAGCATATCACACTGCATTTCATGCTGCTGCAGACCTAAAAAATGTTGAG TTGACGGACACACTCTTGGAAATGTTGAACAAGGAGGGGAAAGCTCCtgatatatttattatgatgCAAGTAATCAG GTGCTATTGTCATGCAGGAGATATTGACCGTGGTCTTCAAGCTTTTGACAACCACATAAATGAGGGAAGGCCTAGTGCTGCAGAACTTTTTGTG ACTCTCGCAGAAGGGGCAATGGCTGGGTACACTGAGAAAGGAATGCAAATTGCTCAAGATATTCTC GTAAGGATGAACGAAAGAAACTATTTTGTGAATAGCAAATTGGGAAGTGAGCTCCTGCTTATAGCTGCAGGAGAAAAG ACTGGGGGATATACCACTGCTAACTACATATGGGACATGATGCGAGTTCGGAATAGTAACCCTTCATTTCCTGCATTACAAGCATATTATCGAGGCTTAAAA GATCGAGAGATACCTGAAGATGATCCAAGACttcttttggtttctaaaacaTATGACAGAATGCGTTCAAGATTCGGGAACAGACCAACTTAA
- the LOC137838252 gene encoding uncharacterized protein, with product MVGGSFGYGRLRRPQQSFNNVTTFFFSNFPDNYGEYDMVKVFQRWARVKEVFISRRMNRWGRRYGFVRLFNVANVRGLEREMDQAWVGNMKLYVNIPRYRRSELVHTEVPLRGKGVQSERSNMEERNGHRFKLREGNKKEEGRHYKGKERKEWREVNKNQSYADVVEKGPLNVWKGPIFETKQQTLPWLNNSAVGFFSGDLSYNQVCEEFILGGMNMVKVRYLGDNMALITPNQGARVEDIIRTNKQWFESVFEAVEPWTDAHVARHKIIWVRCYGLPISLWNKDCFSKVVGEVASLVEVDKATEIGRTWSMPDFRFVFPNRVVRN from the coding sequence ATGGTGGGAGGGTCGTTCGGCTACGGGAGGTTACGAAGGCCGCAACAATCATTCAACAACGTCACAACTTTCTTTTTCTCGAACTTCCCAGACAACTATGGCGAATATGATATGGTAAAAGTGTTCCAACGCTGGGCAAGGGTGAAAGAGGTTTTTATTTCTCGTAGAATGAATAGGTGGGGGAGAAGATATGGGTTCGTCAGGCTGTTCAACGTGGCGAATGTTCGtgggctcgaaagggagatggACCAAGCGTGGGTTGGCAATATGAAGCTATACGTTAACATTCCGCGTTACAGAAGATCTGAACTGGTGCACACAGAGGTTCCACTCAGAGGAAAGGGGGTGCAATCTGAACGCAGTAACATGGAAGAAAGGAACGGTCACAGGTTCAAACTCAGAGAAGGGAACAAGAAGGAGGAGGGAAGGCATTATAAGGGAAAGGAAAGAAAGGAGTGGAGAGAGGTCAACAAAAATCAATCTTATGCGGACGTGGTGGAAAAAGGTCCACTAAACGTATGGAAGGGCCCTATTTTTGAAACAAAGCAACAAACTCTTCCTTGGTTGAACAATAGTGCAGTAGGCTTCTTCTCTGGAGATCTGAGCTACAATCAGGTGTGTGAGGAGTTTATCTTGGGAGGGATGAACATGGTAAAAGTGAGATATCTGGGGGACAACATGGCTCTCATAACACCCAACCAGGGAGCTAGAGTAGAGGATATCATTCGAACCAATAAGCAATGGTTTGAGAGTGTGTTTGAGGCGGTAGAACCATGGACCGATGCACATGTAGCAAGACATAAAATTATCTGGGTTAGGTGTTACGGGCTTCCTATTTCCTTGTGGAATAAGGACTGCTTTTCGAAAGTTGTTGGTGAAGTAGCATCCTTGGTGGAGGTTGACAAAGCAACGGAAATTGGGAGAACTTGGAGTATGCCAGACTTCAGGTTCGTATTCCCAAATCGTGTAGTGCGAAACTAG
- the LOC137838253 gene encoding uncharacterized protein: MGDLTKTYSIEEFLENRKNMIEAEISRVDKQISSIKYPTWDPSMINMEEDQLTAFCAHVDAKIEACDQGIKLLKDKPQGFVPNMVQENTTATTSHPNQVNYLQSISQSEVLLDDFSSPIDVPLNSTNELSDLEFEELIMGLNSCDWPYQACDDLVTVSSCINMCKILVPYIDSEQFDLAVQNFVKM, encoded by the exons ATGGGAGACCTCACCAAGACTTATAGTATTGAAGAGTTTCTTGAGAATAGGAAAAACATGATTGAGGCTGAAATTTCCAGAGTGGATAAACAGATTAGCAGCATCAAGTATCCAACTTGGGATCCAAGTATGATAAACATGGAAGAAGATCAATTGACAGCCTTTTGTGCTCATGTGGATGCCAAAATTGAAGCTTGTGATCAGGGAATTAAATTGTTAAAGGATAAGCCTCAAGGTTTTGTGCCAAACATGGTTCAGGAAAATACTACTGCTACCACCTCACATCCAAACCAAGTCAATTACTTGCAAAGTATCTCTCAAAGCGAAGTCCTTCTTGATGATTTTAGTAGTCCAATTGATGTGCCACTAAATTCAACCAATGAACTTAGTGACTTGGAGTTTGAGGAATTGATTATGGGACTTAATAGTTGTGATTGGCCTTATCAAGCATGTGATGATCTTGTGACT GTTTCATCTTGCATTAATATGTGCAAAATTTTGGTTCCATATATTGATTCAGAACA GTTTGATCTTGCTGTGCAGAATTTTGTGAAAATGTGA